A genome region from Planctomycetota bacterium includes the following:
- the rpsD gene encoding 30S ribosomal protein S4, with product MARYTGPKVKLSRRVGVPIADIPKHTAKRQLTSNGMHGFRGKRPKPYGIRKDEKQKLRYHYGVLEKQFRHVLANAGRTTGNTGEVLMQLLERRLDNLLRRAGFARTIWAARQLVAHGHVKVNGEKVDRPSYLVEIGHEITLREGTHKLIRENMESMSSHNVPGWLEVNPAQLSAKVTSLPTSDQIPFDVNTNLIIEFYR from the coding sequence ATGGCTCGCTACACCGGTCCCAAAGTCAAACTTTCTCGTCGTGTCGGCGTTCCCATTGCGGACATTCCGAAGCACACCGCCAAGCGCCAGCTCACCTCCAACGGCATGCACGGCTTCCGCGGCAAGCGCCCGAAGCCCTACGGCATCCGCAAGGACGAGAAGCAAAAACTGCGCTACCACTACGGCGTCCTCGAGAAGCAATTCCGCCACGTCCTCGCCAACGCGGGACGGACCACCGGCAACACCGGCGAAGTGCTGATGCAGCTCCTGGAGCGCCGCCTGGACAATCTGCTCCGCCGCGCGGGTTTCGCCCGCACGATCTGGGCCGCCCGCCAGCTGGTCGCCCACGGCCACGTCAAGGTCAACGGCGAGAAGGTCGATCGTCCCAGCTACCTGGTTGAAATCGGACATGAGATCACCCTGCGTGAAGGCACGCACAAGCTGATCCGCGAGAACATGGAGAGCATGTCGAGCCACAACGTGCCCGGCTGGCTCGAAGTGAATCCGGCCCAATTGTCGGCGAAGGTCACCAGCCTGCCGACCTCGGACCAGATTCCGTTCGATGTCAACACCAATCTGATCATCGAGTTCTATCGCTGA